From Roseibium alexandrii DFL-11, the proteins below share one genomic window:
- a CDS encoding aldehyde dehydrogenase — MQHYQLFIDGGRCEGSGGQILHTENPATGDTWASFACADPRDVNRAVAAARRALEDPAWRDLTQTQRGKLLFRLAELVEAHAEELGRLETTDSGKLLAETLSQTQYVGDFYRYYAGLADKIEGSVLPIDKPDMHVFTKREPVGVVAAVVPWNAQMFLTATKLGPALAAGCTVVLKASEIAPIPMLEFASLINQAGFPPGVVSVITGDAENCAIPLTRHPDVDRIAFTGGPETARHVVRNSAESFAVTSLELGGKSPVLVFDDADLDGAANGLIAGNFGASGQSCVAGSRALIQRTVFEELIDKITEKAARISVGDPLEATTHVGPLCTSAQIDKIKVTLNKAIEQGAEIRLGGAPLECSGNYMAPTLVACPHRDIETLKVEMFGPVMSLLAFDTEDEAIALANDTPYGLASGIFTRDVARAHRVSSRLRAGICWINTYRAISPIAPFGGFNQSGYGREAGIEAVLDYTRTKTVWINTSGEPMANPFVMR; from the coding sequence ATGCAGCACTATCAGCTTTTTATCGATGGCGGGCGCTGTGAGGGCTCCGGCGGTCAAATCCTGCATACTGAAAATCCGGCGACGGGTGACACGTGGGCATCGTTCGCCTGTGCGGATCCAAGGGATGTGAACCGGGCCGTTGCAGCTGCCCGGAGAGCTCTCGAGGACCCTGCATGGCGCGATCTCACCCAGACACAGCGCGGCAAGTTGCTGTTCAGACTGGCGGAATTGGTCGAGGCCCACGCTGAAGAACTCGGGAGGCTGGAAACAACCGACAGCGGAAAACTGCTCGCCGAAACCCTCTCGCAGACACAGTATGTCGGCGATTTTTATCGGTACTATGCAGGGCTCGCGGACAAGATCGAAGGATCGGTGCTTCCTATCGATAAACCGGACATGCATGTGTTCACCAAACGGGAGCCGGTTGGGGTCGTTGCAGCTGTCGTCCCCTGGAACGCCCAGATGTTTCTGACGGCAACCAAGCTGGGGCCGGCACTTGCTGCAGGTTGCACCGTGGTTTTGAAGGCTTCGGAAATCGCGCCCATACCCATGCTGGAATTTGCCTCACTGATCAATCAGGCAGGATTTCCGCCGGGGGTCGTTTCGGTCATTACCGGCGATGCAGAAAACTGCGCCATCCCCTTGACCCGGCACCCGGATGTCGACCGGATCGCCTTTACCGGCGGGCCGGAGACAGCCCGGCATGTGGTACGAAACTCAGCTGAGAGTTTTGCGGTCACAAGTCTGGAGCTTGGCGGCAAGTCTCCGGTTCTGGTGTTTGACGATGCGGATCTTGATGGCGCCGCAAACGGCTTGATTGCCGGAAATTTTGGTGCATCGGGTCAAAGCTGCGTTGCCGGATCCCGTGCTCTTATCCAACGGACGGTGTTTGAAGAACTGATCGACAAGATCACGGAAAAAGCAGCTCGTATCTCGGTTGGAGATCCTCTTGAGGCCACAACTCATGTGGGGCCTCTTTGCACATCCGCTCAGATAGATAAGATCAAGGTCACGCTGAACAAAGCGATCGAACAAGGCGCGGAAATCCGCCTTGGCGGTGCGCCGCTTGAGTGCTCGGGAAATTATATGGCGCCGACGCTCGTTGCTTGCCCGCACCGCGACATCGAAACATTGAAGGTGGAAATGTTCGGGCCGGTCATGTCGCTTTTGGCGTTCGACACTGAAGACGAGGCCATCGCGCTTGCAAATGACACGCCGTATGGTCTCGCCTCGGGCATCTTCACGCGGGACGTTGCACGCGCGCACCGCGTGTCATCCAGACTGCGGGCGGGGATCTGCTGGATCAACACCTATAGAGCGATTTCACCAATCGCCCCATTCGGTGGGTTTAATCAATCCGGATACGGACGCGAAGCGGGCATCGAGGCCGTTCTGGACTACACCCGTACAAAGACCGTCTGGATCAACACCTCCGGCGAACCGATGGCCAATCCATTCGTCATGCGTTGA
- a CDS encoding flavin reductase family protein has protein sequence MKPIDPKELRGAFGRFMTGVTVVTTRRADGTPVGFTANSFTSVSLDPPLLLVCPGKFLSSYDAFAECDQFCVSILEDGQTDVANTFAGYKGDRFAKTPHEFDADGIPFPVGALARFSCKTHQTVPAGDHVVLIGEVIGFAQRPGQGLGYADGQFFSLARERSARDPAAKVNIAGALIRHEGRVLLEKTPDGYRLPECSVPDKTGLRKSLQTVLQDNGITASFGAVYSVFDDADASTHFAYLLAQATHVAPDTKLTAVPPEELATLTYASPTLASMMARYDRECATGNLNCYLGDTMTGEIHTLSEGV, from the coding sequence ATGAAACCGATCGACCCGAAAGAACTGCGCGGCGCCTTTGGCCGTTTCATGACCGGGGTTACGGTGGTGACTACCCGCAGGGCTGACGGAACGCCTGTCGGGTTCACCGCGAACTCCTTCACATCCGTGTCGCTGGACCCGCCATTGCTGCTTGTTTGCCCTGGCAAGTTCCTTTCAAGTTACGATGCATTTGCGGAGTGCGATCAGTTTTGCGTCAGTATTCTTGAGGACGGCCAGACGGACGTTGCAAACACCTTTGCCGGATATAAGGGAGACCGGTTTGCCAAAACACCGCATGAATTTGATGCCGACGGCATACCCTTTCCGGTAGGCGCACTTGCGCGATTTTCATGCAAAACCCACCAAACGGTTCCGGCCGGCGACCATGTGGTCCTGATTGGTGAGGTCATCGGTTTTGCGCAAAGGCCCGGTCAAGGGCTTGGATACGCCGACGGTCAGTTCTTCAGTCTTGCCCGGGAGCGCAGCGCGCGCGATCCGGCGGCGAAAGTGAATATCGCCGGGGCACTTATCCGCCATGAGGGCAGGGTCTTGCTTGAAAAGACACCAGACGGTTACCGGCTGCCGGAATGTTCCGTTCCAGATAAGACCGGTCTTCGAAAATCTCTTCAGACCGTTCTTCAAGACAACGGCATTACGGCAAGCTTTGGCGCCGTCTACTCCGTTTTTGATGATGCGGATGCGTCGACGCATTTTGCCTATCTTCTGGCGCAGGCAACCCATGTCGCTCCAGACACGAAACTCACTGCGGTGCCTCCCGAAGAGTTGGCTACTCTGACGTATGCCAGTCCGACGCTTGCCAGCATGATGGCCCGTTACGATCGGGAATGCGCAACAGGCAATCTCAATTGTTATCTCGGGGACACCATGACCGGAGAAATTCACACGCTTTCGGAGGGAGTTTAA
- the iolG gene encoding inositol 2-dehydrogenase produces MVRFGLLGCGRIGQVHARAIQASPDAKLVAVADAFDAPAQALAAGTDAEVRKAADIIEGDDIDAVLIGTPTTTHYDLIHQAARAKKAIFCEKPVDLSSERVRDCVEVVNQNGVMFLTAFNRRFDPNFANLQNRIAGGDIGDVELVTILSRDPSPPPINYIRTSGGLFRDMMIHDLDMARFILGEEPVTVFAVGSSLVDPEIGKAGDVDTAAVTLTTGSGKICQISNSRRAAYGYDQRLEVHGSKGMLRAENILENTVEMATQTGFARAPAQHFFLERYEAAYLAEITHFIDCLKNGTNPSPHIEDGLRAQILADAAAKSQETGMPVSV; encoded by the coding sequence ATGGTGAGATTTGGACTGCTCGGATGCGGACGCATCGGTCAGGTGCACGCCCGTGCCATTCAGGCGTCTCCTGACGCGAAGCTGGTGGCGGTCGCCGATGCGTTCGATGCACCCGCTCAGGCGCTTGCGGCGGGAACCGATGCAGAGGTGCGTAAGGCCGCGGACATCATCGAAGGTGATGACATTGACGCCGTCCTCATCGGCACGCCAACGACGACCCACTACGACCTGATCCATCAGGCTGCACGGGCAAAGAAGGCGATTTTCTGCGAAAAGCCGGTCGACCTGTCCTCTGAACGGGTGCGGGACTGCGTTGAAGTGGTCAATCAAAATGGCGTCATGTTCCTGACCGCCTTCAATCGCCGGTTCGACCCCAACTTTGCAAACCTGCAAAACCGGATTGCGGGCGGAGACATTGGGGATGTCGAGCTGGTCACCATTTTGTCGCGCGACCCCTCCCCGCCGCCGATCAACTACATCAGAACATCCGGGGGACTGTTCCGGGACATGATGATCCACGACCTCGACATGGCCCGGTTTATCCTTGGCGAAGAACCCGTCACGGTCTTCGCGGTTGGCTCCTCCCTGGTCGATCCGGAAATTGGCAAGGCGGGTGATGTGGACACCGCGGCGGTGACGCTGACAACGGGAAGCGGAAAGATCTGCCAGATTTCAAACTCGCGGCGGGCGGCATACGGCTATGACCAGCGGCTGGAAGTGCACGGTTCGAAAGGCATGCTGAGGGCAGAAAACATCCTGGAAAACACGGTCGAGATGGCCACCCAAACTGGCTTTGCAAGAGCTCCCGCCCAGCATTTCTTTCTAGAGCGCTATGAAGCGGCTTATCTAGCGGAAATCACGCATTTCATTGACTGCCTGAAGAACGGTACAAATCCATCTCCACACATTGAGGACGGACTGCGCGCGCAGATCCTGGCAGATGCAGCGGCAAAGTCACAAGAAACCGGCATGCCAGTGTCAGTTTGA
- a CDS encoding alpha/beta fold hydrolase: MAWTTRPRFDQGGLAFIKEGEGSCVLLLHGVGLQADAWAAQVLHLAARFMVIAPDMPGHGQSTHLAGPASLSAYSDAVARLLDGPTVVVGHSMGAMIALDIAARYPDMIEGVAALNAIYRRSDAAKQSVLHRAESLGSEAVPNPEPTLDRWFGLEPSEARSACEAWLKGADLHGYRTAYEVFAREDGLSDRALMSLKCPAFFMTGGLEPNSTPAMSQAMAALTPNGRVHVIENAAHMMPITHHEEVTRALMAFATECHS; this comes from the coding sequence GTGGCCTGGACAACCCGGCCGCGGTTTGATCAGGGAGGCCTGGCCTTCATCAAGGAAGGCGAAGGCTCTTGTGTCCTACTCCTCCACGGTGTCGGGTTGCAGGCTGATGCCTGGGCGGCTCAGGTGCTGCACCTGGCGGCTCGTTTTATGGTGATCGCACCCGATATGCCGGGCCACGGTCAAAGTACCCATTTGGCAGGACCAGCCAGTTTGTCAGCCTATTCAGACGCAGTTGCCCGATTGTTGGACGGGCCGACTGTGGTGGTCGGACATTCCATGGGGGCCATGATCGCTCTCGACATTGCTGCGCGTTATCCAGACATGATCGAAGGTGTGGCGGCGCTGAATGCGATTTACCGGCGCTCTGATGCCGCCAAACAATCAGTTCTGCATCGTGCGGAAAGCCTTGGGTCTGAAGCCGTTCCAAATCCGGAACCGACACTTGATCGCTGGTTCGGGTTAGAACCATCGGAGGCCCGCAGCGCTTGCGAGGCCTGGCTGAAAGGTGCCGATCTTCACGGTTACCGGACAGCATATGAGGTGTTTGCCAGGGAAGATGGGCTATCTGATCGGGCACTCATGTCCCTCAAGTGTCCGGCATTTTTCATGACCGGTGGCCTTGAGCCAAATTCCACACCCGCGATGTCACAGGCCATGGCCGCCTTAACCCCCAATGGACGGGTACACGTGATTGAAAACGCGGCCCACATGATGCCGATAACGCACCATGAGGAGGTGACCCGGGCTTTGATGGCTTTTGCAACGGAGTGCCATTCATGA
- the iolD gene encoding 3D-(3,5/4)-trihydroxycyclohexane-1,2-dione acylhydrolase (decyclizing), with protein MSSKTVQLTTAQAIIRYLANQFIEVDGKEIRICGGGFGIFGHGNVTCLGEALYNHQGELPLYRGQNEQSMGFAAAAYAKQWLRQRFMLCTASAGPGTSNLLSSAALAHANRLPMLMLCGDSFLTRLPDPVLQQLEHFNNPTLGVNDAFKAVTRYWDRITHPAQVIQSLPAALATMLDPSDCGPAFLGLPQDVQGWTCDYPESFFERRVHRIRRSSPDEREIADAAALLKTANRPLIIAGGGVQYSGAVNELTAFADKHQIPVVETIAGRANLLATHPLNAGPIGVTGSNSANNLAEQADVILAVGTRLQDFTTGSWTAFSHEARFISINAARHDAGKHMSTPVVGDAKLGLLALGEACTDYRTPLDWTGVASEERKAWDTYVADNVSYGNRPNSYARAIGVVNELCDPRDRVVAAAGGLPAEVTANWRTLDIGTVDVEFGYSCMGYEIAGGWGARIAQSEREPDKDTIVFTGDGSYLLMNSDIYSSVLTGKKLIVLVLDNGGFAVINKLQNNTGNESFNNLIADCPTVPEPFAVDFEAHAASMGAHAETVSNPAELGEAFKRAKAANKTYVICMKVDAYEGWTAEGHAWWEVGTPHVTSSDKVRVAHEDWESTRPKQRRGV; from the coding sequence ATGAGCTCCAAGACGGTGCAGCTCACAACTGCACAGGCCATTATCCGCTACCTGGCAAATCAGTTTATCGAAGTCGATGGCAAGGAAATACGTATTTGCGGCGGCGGCTTTGGCATTTTCGGCCACGGCAATGTGACCTGCCTTGGTGAGGCCCTTTACAATCACCAGGGAGAGCTGCCCCTTTATCGTGGACAAAACGAACAGAGCATGGGATTTGCTGCAGCCGCATATGCCAAGCAGTGGCTGCGGCAGCGGTTCATGCTCTGCACGGCCAGCGCTGGCCCTGGCACGTCGAACCTTTTGAGTTCTGCTGCTCTGGCCCATGCTAACCGGCTACCCATGCTGATGTTGTGCGGTGATTCCTTTCTCACCCGTCTGCCCGACCCGGTCCTGCAACAGCTTGAGCACTTCAACAACCCGACACTCGGCGTCAATGATGCGTTCAAGGCGGTGACCCGCTATTGGGACCGGATCACGCATCCGGCGCAGGTCATTCAGTCGCTCCCCGCAGCCCTTGCGACGATGCTGGACCCGAGCGACTGCGGACCTGCATTTCTGGGCCTTCCCCAGGATGTGCAAGGCTGGACCTGTGACTACCCAGAAAGCTTCTTTGAGCGCCGGGTACATCGCATTCGCCGGAGTTCCCCTGATGAAAGGGAAATTGCAGATGCGGCGGCACTGCTGAAGACGGCCAACCGCCCCCTGATCATTGCCGGTGGCGGTGTCCAATACAGTGGCGCGGTCAACGAACTCACGGCCTTTGCGGACAAACACCAGATCCCGGTGGTCGAAACGATCGCAGGCCGCGCCAATCTCCTGGCAACGCATCCCTTGAACGCGGGCCCGATCGGCGTAACAGGGTCGAACAGCGCCAACAATCTGGCGGAACAAGCAGATGTCATTCTTGCGGTCGGCACCCGCCTGCAGGATTTTACAACCGGATCCTGGACCGCATTTTCCCATGAGGCTCGTTTCATTTCGATCAACGCCGCCCGCCATGATGCCGGCAAACACATGTCGACCCCTGTTGTCGGCGACGCAAAACTCGGCCTGTTGGCTTTAGGTGAGGCTTGTACGGACTACAGGACACCTTTGGACTGGACAGGGGTAGCAAGCGAAGAACGGAAAGCCTGGGACACATACGTTGCCGACAATGTATCCTACGGCAATCGTCCGAACTCCTATGCTCGGGCGATTGGCGTGGTCAACGAACTCTGCGATCCACGGGACCGCGTCGTTGCCGCGGCCGGTGGCCTGCCAGCGGAAGTGACGGCCAATTGGAGAACCCTCGACATTGGTACCGTTGATGTCGAATTTGGCTATTCCTGCATGGGATACGAGATCGCCGGTGGCTGGGGCGCACGCATTGCCCAGTCCGAACGCGAACCGGACAAAGACACGATCGTCTTCACCGGGGACGGCTCCTATCTCCTGATGAACTCGGATATTTACTCGTCCGTCCTGACAGGCAAGAAGTTGATTGTTCTGGTGCTCGACAATGGCGGGTTTGCGGTAATCAACAAACTGCAAAACAACACCGGCAATGAGAGCTTCAACAATCTCATTGCGGATTGTCCAACCGTTCCAGAACCGTTTGCTGTCGATTTTGAGGCCCACGCCGCATCGATGGGCGCGCACGCGGAAACGGTGTCCAACCCGGCAGAACTTGGCGAGGCCTTCAAGCGGGCCAAGGCGGCCAATAAAACCTACGTCATTTGCATGAAGGTTGATGCCTATGAAGGCTGGACAGCCGAAGGACATGCTTGGTGGGAGGTTGGAACCCCGCATGTGACCTCGAGCGACAAGGTCCGGGTTGCGCACGAGGACTGGGAGTCCACGCGCCCGAAACAGCGCCGGGGGGTCTGA
- a CDS encoding amino acid synthesis family protein: MQPEIRKIVAYEEEILIEGFRVTEQPWHVFAAAAVVKNPWSGRFVEDLKPEILAFGPVLGELLTDRILKLGGNGEAIEAYGKAAVVGLDGEIEHASGLIHTLRFGNFYREAVGAKSYLAFSNTRGPANAPIMIPLMDKNDAGRRSHYLTIQFSIPDAPRADEVVVALGGATSGRPFHRIGDRYQDLKEMGRGLDNPAAV; this comes from the coding sequence ATGCAGCCGGAAATCCGGAAAATCGTTGCTTACGAAGAAGAGATCCTGATCGAGGGCTTCAGAGTGACAGAACAGCCATGGCACGTATTCGCTGCTGCCGCAGTGGTCAAAAACCCGTGGTCAGGCCGTTTCGTTGAGGATCTAAAACCGGAAATTCTGGCATTTGGCCCCGTGCTTGGTGAGTTGCTTACAGACCGGATTTTAAAGCTCGGCGGCAACGGCGAGGCGATTGAAGCTTACGGCAAGGCGGCTGTTGTGGGTCTAGACGGTGAAATTGAGCATGCATCCGGGCTGATCCATACGTTGAGGTTCGGCAATTTTTATCGGGAAGCTGTCGGAGCCAAGTCCTATCTCGCTTTCAGCAACACCCGGGGCCCGGCAAACGCTCCCATCATGATCCCGCTCATGGACAAGAATGATGCCGGTAGGCGGTCCCACTATCTGACAATCCAGTTTTCTATTCCCGATGCTCCGCGCGCCGACGAAGTTGTTGTGGCGCTTGGGGGGGCGACGTCGGGCCGGCCGTTCCACCGTATCGGTGACCGGTATCAGGATTTGAAGGAGATGGGCCGTGGCCTGGACAACCCGGCCGCGGTTTGA
- a CDS encoding 5-deoxy-glucuronate isomerase, whose product MHIAPHDNQNKPIVDIDDPTVPLNYFNIVKLQKGEAFHFQVPGYETCIVPATGTVTVEVEGITFDKLGNRGDDVWDGEPEGVYIPVGAKVTIICTSDETETFIAGARYDKVLEPFDVRVDGIDLVQYGSDDTKTHRKIKHILGQKQHGKVGRLLVSELFTVGQGGWSGFPAHKHDTDRLPHETRHDETYNFRFRPKHGSGVQILQREEGVPGEAYQLMDGSTFMIDKGYHPCAVMPGYEMYYFTILGGLSQRSLVQYFQPTHAYQIETIPGIKDMVAKFK is encoded by the coding sequence ATGCATATCGCGCCTCATGACAACCAGAACAAGCCGATCGTGGACATCGACGATCCGACCGTTCCGCTGAACTATTTTAACATCGTCAAGCTCCAGAAGGGCGAGGCCTTCCACTTTCAGGTCCCTGGTTATGAAACTTGCATCGTGCCTGCGACCGGCACGGTGACCGTTGAGGTTGAGGGCATCACATTCGACAAGCTCGGCAACCGCGGCGACGATGTCTGGGACGGGGAGCCTGAGGGCGTCTACATCCCTGTTGGGGCAAAGGTGACGATCATCTGCACATCAGATGAAACGGAGACGTTCATCGCTGGCGCAAGGTACGACAAAGTTCTGGAGCCGTTCGATGTGCGGGTCGATGGCATCGACCTTGTTCAATACGGGTCGGACGACACCAAGACGCACCGCAAGATCAAGCACATCCTTGGACAAAAACAGCACGGCAAGGTGGGCCGTTTGCTGGTCAGTGAGCTCTTCACAGTTGGCCAGGGCGGGTGGTCCGGCTTTCCGGCCCACAAACACGACACCGACCGTCTGCCGCATGAAACCCGGCATGATGAGACCTACAACTTCCGCTTCCGGCCGAAACACGGCTCTGGTGTCCAGATCCTTCAGCGCGAAGAGGGTGTTCCCGGAGAAGCCTATCAGCTGATGGATGGCTCGACCTTCATGATTGACAAGGGCTACCACCCTTGCGCCGTCATGCCCGGTTACGAGATGTATTACTTCACCATTCTGGGTGGGCTCAGCCAGCGATCACTGGTGCAGTATTTCCAGCCGACCCATGCCTATCAGATCGAGACGATCCCCGGGATCAAGGATATGGTGGCCAAATTCAAATGA
- a CDS encoding LLM class flavin-dependent oxidoreductase yields the protein MEFSLFAHMERLTPQQPHEILYEEFVSLCKLADEGGMRAIWTGEHHGMEFTIAPNPFLTLVDLAHHTKNARLGTGTVIAPFWHPIKLAGEAAAADVMTGGRIELGIARGAYSYEYERLMPGLEPWEAGQRMRETAPLLRPLWQGDCAHDGGYYSFPATTSAPKPLQDNGPPIWIAARDPNSHEFGVHQGFNIQVTPLWQGMEEIETLMGRFNEACVSHHGPRPKIMLLHHSYVASDSDDAVLAAKELSRFYCYFGAWFQNKRAVSQGLIENLSEDELAANKMMAPENMARDLTIGTAQDVIDRIKRYEDLGYDEYSFWIDSGMSFERKQASLRRFIDDVMPAFG from the coding sequence ATGGAGTTTTCCCTGTTTGCTCATATGGAGCGGCTTACGCCGCAACAGCCGCATGAGATCCTCTATGAGGAGTTTGTGTCTCTATGCAAACTGGCGGATGAGGGCGGGATGCGCGCCATCTGGACCGGTGAGCACCATGGGATGGAATTTACGATTGCGCCCAACCCATTTTTGACGCTCGTGGACCTGGCGCATCATACGAAGAATGCACGCCTTGGAACCGGAACCGTTATTGCGCCGTTTTGGCACCCGATCAAACTGGCTGGGGAGGCCGCCGCGGCCGACGTGATGACCGGGGGCCGGATTGAACTTGGAATTGCTCGGGGCGCCTATTCCTATGAATATGAGCGCTTGATGCCGGGGCTCGAGCCCTGGGAGGCAGGCCAACGCATGCGGGAGACCGCCCCGCTGCTTCGTCCCTTGTGGCAAGGGGATTGCGCGCATGACGGCGGTTACTACTCGTTTCCCGCGACCACGTCGGCTCCAAAGCCGCTGCAAGATAACGGCCCGCCAATCTGGATTGCCGCGAGAGACCCGAACAGCCATGAGTTCGGTGTCCACCAAGGCTTCAATATTCAGGTGACCCCGCTTTGGCAGGGCATGGAAGAAATTGAAACCCTGATGGGCCGCTTCAATGAAGCGTGCGTTAGTCATCATGGCCCGAGGCCCAAGATCATGTTGTTGCACCACAGTTATGTTGCGTCCGATTCTGATGATGCGGTTCTGGCCGCCAAGGAACTCTCGCGGTTCTACTGCTATTTTGGTGCCTGGTTTCAGAACAAACGTGCTGTTTCTCAAGGATTGATTGAAAACCTGTCTGAAGACGAATTGGCCGCAAACAAGATGATGGCCCCGGAGAACATGGCCCGGGATTTGACAATCGGTACGGCGCAGGACGTCATCGACCGCATCAAGCGCTACGAAGATCTGGGGTACGACGAGTATTCGTTCTGGATCGACAGCGGCATGAGTTTTGAACGCAAGCAAGCCTCGCTGCGCAGGTTCATTGACGACGTCATGCCAGCGTTCGGTTAG
- the iolC gene encoding 5-dehydro-2-deoxygluconokinase: protein MLLEAIARNNFVVVGRAGIDFFTDAGVRAEDAERLGVGLGGSAANIGAGICKLGGKAALVTRVSDDSVGSYCVGQLKHYGVDTEHVTPVGGEYRNSLAFYESVVEGHRNVIYRNGAADFQMDEHDVARVDYGKYGALITAGTVFAAEPSRSATFKAFDLAKAVNLPLIFDVDYRPYSWPSAEVAADVLSRAAAQCDMIVGNDEEFGFMAGDYDKGLEKARELVSTTAELVIYKMGEAGAITITRDGEFRTGIYPVEALKPNGAGDSFMSGLMTSIADGFVLKEAILRGSACASIVVAKPGCAPAMPDKTELEAFLASHPGPTQEHRTF, encoded by the coding sequence ATGCTTCTTGAAGCGATTGCCCGGAACAATTTCGTTGTGGTGGGACGCGCCGGGATCGACTTTTTCACCGACGCCGGGGTGCGGGCTGAGGATGCTGAGCGGCTCGGGGTCGGTCTCGGCGGATCAGCCGCCAACATAGGCGCCGGCATCTGCAAGCTTGGCGGCAAGGCTGCTCTGGTCACACGGGTTTCGGACGACAGTGTAGGCAGCTACTGCGTTGGTCAGCTGAAGCACTATGGCGTCGATACGGAGCACGTCACGCCTGTTGGCGGTGAATACCGCAATTCGCTTGCTTTCTACGAGTCTGTGGTCGAGGGGCACCGCAATGTCATCTACCGCAACGGCGCAGCCGACTTTCAGATGGATGAGCACGACGTTGCCCGCGTCGACTACGGCAAATATGGCGCGCTGATAACCGCCGGCACTGTCTTTGCGGCTGAGCCTTCGCGAAGCGCAACCTTCAAGGCCTTTGATCTTGCCAAGGCTGTAAACCTGCCCCTGATCTTTGATGTCGATTACCGGCCCTACTCCTGGCCATCGGCGGAAGTCGCCGCCGATGTTCTGTCCCGCGCTGCGGCACAGTGCGACATGATTGTCGGCAATGACGAGGAATTCGGCTTCATGGCCGGAGACTATGACAAGGGGCTTGAGAAAGCCCGCGAACTCGTAAGCACAACAGCTGAGCTGGTGATCTACAAGATGGGCGAAGCTGGAGCGATCACCATTACCCGCGATGGCGAGTTCAGAACGGGTATTTATCCGGTTGAGGCTCTCAAACCGAATGGCGCAGGTGACAGTTTCATGAGCGGCCTCATGACGTCCATCGCCGATGGTTTTGTGCTCAAGGAAGCCATTCTCCGCGGGTCCGCCTGTGCATCCATTGTTGTTGCCAAACCCGGTTGCGCTCCCGCAATGCCAGACAAAACCGAGTTGGAGGCGTTCTTGGCCTCGCATCCCGGCCCGACACAAGAGCATCGGACGTTTTGA
- a CDS encoding class II fructose-bisphosphate aldolase, with product MTLATLSQVLQPALKDGYAVAGLVTLGWEDMRAYVAAAEEEGVPVILQAGPSCRKHTPLPVLGAMFRHLAEGSTVPVVAHLDHGYTFEECQQALDSGFTSLMYDGSRKPLSQNIDETARIAELAHSAGISCEGEIGFVGYAHGAASEGTDPVDAEKFAADSGVDAMAISVGNVHLQENKEGGLDEARISAIQARTTVPLVIHGGSGVPVEQRQKLARTTNICKFNIGTELRKAFGTVMRDAVNSDPDRFDRVTILSETHDPMVAATRTVLKAFGGPSRNEPKE from the coding sequence ATGACACTGGCAACACTTAGCCAAGTCCTTCAACCGGCCTTGAAAGACGGTTATGCCGTCGCCGGTCTGGTCACGCTCGGCTGGGAAGACATGCGCGCCTATGTGGCCGCTGCCGAAGAAGAAGGTGTTCCGGTGATCTTGCAGGCGGGCCCCTCCTGCCGCAAGCACACACCTCTTCCCGTTCTTGGCGCGATGTTCCGGCACCTCGCGGAAGGCTCAACCGTCCCTGTGGTGGCGCATCTTGATCACGGCTACACATTCGAGGAATGCCAGCAAGCGCTCGACAGCGGGTTCACATCGCTGATGTATGACGGGTCGCGCAAACCGCTTTCCCAGAACATCGATGAAACTGCGCGGATCGCAGAACTTGCGCATTCCGCTGGGATATCATGCGAAGGTGAAATCGGCTTTGTCGGATATGCGCATGGGGCTGCCTCTGAAGGCACGGACCCGGTGGATGCTGAAAAATTCGCAGCAGACAGCGGCGTGGACGCCATGGCGATTTCGGTTGGCAATGTTCATCTTCAGGAGAACAAGGAAGGCGGGCTTGATGAGGCCCGCATCAGCGCGATCCAGGCGCGAACCACAGTCCCGCTGGTCATCCATGGGGGCTCCGGTGTCCCTGTCGAGCAGCGGCAGAAGCTCGCCAGAACTACGAACATCTGCAAATTCAATATCGGAACCGAGCTGCGCAAGGCCTTCGGAACTGTGATGCGGGACGCGGTCAATAGCGATCCGGACCGGTTTGACCGGGTGACGATCTTATCAGAAACACATGATCCGATGGTCGCAGCGACCCGCACTGTTCTCAAGGCCTTCGGTGGCCCATCCAGAAACGAACCCAAGGAATAG